In the genome of Carnobacterium viridans, one region contains:
- a CDS encoding cysteine desulfurase family protein — protein MEKMYFDHAATSPVHPEVIEVVYEAMKNHYGNASSIHNFGRDSRRIVDNARIVFAESIGAKPSEIIITSGGTESDNTAIIETALKRQQDGKHIITSVVEHHAVLKPMEYLEKLGFEVTYLPVNEKGQVDPIMVEEALRPDTILVSIMYANNEVGTVMDIAEIGTLIEASESTAYFHTDAVQAYGTEEIDVKRDHIDLLSISGHKINGPKGIGFLYVKETIFLPSFMLGGEQEKKRRAGTENIPAIAGLQKAVEIIQPQRENRKERHRELRKQLIEELTQKEIEFEVNGNTAKQLDHIVSVWFKNVSAEQLLMSLDLRGIAVSSGSACTAGNIDPSHVLIAMYGEKNPIVAETIRISFGLGTTSEQISYLAEQLATISLRLKK, from the coding sequence ATGGAAAAAATGTATTTTGATCATGCCGCAACTAGTCCTGTACACCCAGAAGTTATTGAAGTTGTTTATGAAGCAATGAAAAATCATTATGGCAATGCATCAAGTATCCATAATTTCGGAAGAGACAGTCGTCGTATTGTAGACAATGCTCGAATAGTTTTTGCTGAAAGTATTGGTGCCAAACCGAGTGAGATCATTATTACTAGTGGTGGGACAGAATCTGACAATACCGCAATTATTGAAACGGCATTAAAGAGACAACAAGATGGAAAACACATTATTACATCAGTTGTGGAGCACCATGCTGTTTTGAAACCGATGGAGTATTTAGAGAAACTAGGATTTGAAGTGACTTATCTACCAGTAAATGAAAAAGGTCAAGTTGATCCTATAATGGTTGAAGAAGCTTTGAGACCAGATACCATTCTGGTATCAATCATGTATGCAAATAACGAAGTTGGTACCGTAATGGATATAGCAGAAATTGGTACCCTAATTGAAGCAAGTGAATCTACAGCCTATTTTCATACCGATGCTGTACAAGCTTATGGAACAGAGGAAATTGATGTTAAAAGAGACCATATCGATTTATTATCTATTTCAGGTCATAAAATTAACGGTCCTAAAGGTATTGGATTTCTTTATGTGAAAGAAACCATTTTTTTACCAAGCTTTATGCTGGGCGGCGAACAAGAAAAAAAACGACGTGCTGGCACAGAGAATATTCCTGCTATTGCAGGATTGCAAAAAGCAGTTGAAATCATTCAACCTCAAAGAGAGAACCGTAAAGAAAGACATCGAGAATTGCGTAAACAACTTATTGAAGAATTGACTCAAAAAGAGATTGAATTTGAAGTCAATGGAAATACGGCTAAACAATTAGATCATATCGTAAGTGTCTGGTTCAAGAATGTATCAGCTGAACAATTGTTAATGAGTTTAGATTTACGTGGCATAGCAGTATCATCTGGCTCAGCTTGTACTGCTGGCAATATTGATCCGAGTCATGTCTTAATAGCAATGTATGGAGAGAAGAATCCAATTGTGGCTGAAACGATTCGAATCAGTTTTGGATTAGGGACGACATCAGAACAAATCAGTTATTTAGCTGAACAACTGGCGACCATTAGTTTAAGATTGAAAAAATAA
- a CDS encoding cysteine desulfurase — translation MAFEKEATLLGSKETFKVNPNAKKYTLRDNGFEETKKGNFQLIRTMDTNLLNKQGVKLKIVISDEVKQLKISITTGNGLRPVNIYNGDAYKEIREKVAFTLSDLVERGVLEKV, via the coding sequence ATGGCATTTGAAAAAGAAGCAACTTTATTAGGATCCAAAGAAACGTTTAAAGTAAATCCTAACGCAAAAAAATATACATTAAGAGACAATGGATTTGAAGAAACTAAAAAAGGGAATTTTCAATTGATACGTACGATGGATACTAATTTATTGAATAAACAAGGAGTAAAATTGAAAATTGTGATCTCAGATGAGGTAAAACAATTAAAAATTTCAATAACTACTGGCAATGGATTGCGTCCAGTAAACATCTACAATGGCGATGCGTATAAAGAAATTCGTGAAAAAGTAGCGTTCACTTTATCAGACCTTGTTGAACGCGGAGTGTTAGAAAAAGTATAA
- the mnmA gene encoding tRNA 2-thiouridine(34) synthase MnmA, whose protein sequence is MKDNSKTRVVVGMSGGVDSSVTALVLKQQGYDVVGIFMKNWDDTDEFGVCTATEDYNDVALVANQIGIPYYSINFEKQYWDKVFTYFLEEYKKGRTPNPDVMCNKEIKFKAFLDYAIELGADYVATGHYAQVERDENGVTHMLRGLDNNKDQTYFLNQLSQEQLAKTLFPLGGMQKSEVRKIAEEAGLATAKKKDSTGVCFIGERDFKKFLMTYLPAQPGNMMTVDGEVKGQHDGLMYYTIGQRQGLGIGGGGKSSDPWFVVGKDLETNTLYVGQGFNHEWLLATHLEASDLHFTTNEEKSRTFKCTAKFRYRQADTGVTVQLNEDGTTATVEFDEPVRAITPGQAVVFYDGLECLGGGTIDAAYNEKKELQYV, encoded by the coding sequence ATGAAAGACAATAGCAAGACTCGCGTCGTAGTTGGCATGAGTGGAGGCGTTGACTCATCCGTTACAGCTTTAGTTCTAAAACAACAAGGCTATGATGTGGTGGGTATTTTTATGAAAAACTGGGATGATACAGATGAGTTTGGTGTCTGCACAGCGACAGAGGATTACAATGATGTTGCGTTAGTAGCAAACCAAATTGGAATTCCATACTATTCGATTAATTTTGAAAAACAATATTGGGATAAAGTATTTACCTACTTTTTAGAAGAATATAAAAAAGGACGCACACCTAACCCAGATGTTATGTGCAATAAAGAAATCAAATTCAAAGCCTTTTTAGACTACGCTATTGAACTAGGAGCAGATTATGTAGCTACTGGACATTATGCTCAAGTGGAACGTGATGAAAATGGCGTTACACATATGCTAAGAGGACTAGATAATAATAAAGACCAAACTTACTTTTTGAATCAATTATCTCAAGAACAACTTGCTAAAACGTTATTCCCATTGGGTGGAATGCAAAAATCTGAAGTGCGTAAAATTGCTGAAGAGGCTGGGTTAGCAACAGCTAAGAAGAAAGATTCTACAGGTGTTTGTTTCATTGGAGAACGCGACTTCAAAAAATTCTTAATGACTTATTTACCAGCTCAACCTGGAAATATGATGACAGTAGACGGCGAAGTAAAAGGGCAACATGATGGATTAATGTATTATACGATTGGACAACGCCAAGGATTAGGAATTGGTGGCGGCGGAAAATCAAGTGATCCATGGTTCGTTGTCGGAAAAGATTTAGAAACAAATACACTATATGTAGGACAAGGGTTTAATCATGAATGGTTGTTGGCTACACATTTAGAAGCTTCTGACCTTCATTTTACAACAAATGAAGAAAAATCCCGTACATTCAAATGTACTGCGAAGTTCCGTTACCGCCAAGCAGATACAGGTGTGACGGTTCAATTGAATGAAGATGGAACTACAGCTACAGTTGAATTTGACGAACCTGTACGTGCCATCACACCAGGTCAAGCAGTTGTTTTTTATGATGGTCTGGAATGTTTAGGCGGCGGTACGATTGACGCAGCTTATAATGAAAAAAAAGAATTACAATACGTTTAA
- a CDS encoding tetratricopeptide repeat protein encodes MDRNHEAFQLWETGEFNKAIQLLMEEINDHPANSDSYYNLATMFILGKKYEDAKVILETAIEKYPEDPIFVYAFGNLYYEIENYQTSLEYFNQVIQFSETPLKKDAMVMIGQNFLALDQAKKALVYFLSAYEEDKLDMTVILFIGNTLMQLGSFKEAKQYFDISIDKAPQNDEAWFKRGVVGMALKEEQDSVDEYFNKAKELDPITYKERIEQLKAIEVMMKNQKG; translated from the coding sequence ATGGATCGAAACCATGAAGCTTTTCAGCTATGGGAGACAGGCGAATTTAATAAGGCCATTCAATTACTTATGGAAGAAATTAACGATCATCCTGCAAATAGCGATAGTTATTATAATTTAGCGACCATGTTTATTTTAGGTAAAAAATATGAAGATGCAAAAGTTATTTTAGAAACAGCAATTGAAAAGTACCCTGAAGATCCTATTTTTGTTTATGCATTTGGGAATCTCTATTATGAAATTGAAAATTATCAAACATCGCTAGAGTATTTTAATCAAGTGATTCAATTTAGTGAAACACCTTTGAAAAAAGATGCCATGGTTATGATCGGACAAAACTTCTTAGCATTAGATCAAGCTAAAAAAGCATTGGTTTACTTTTTAAGTGCTTATGAAGAAGACAAACTGGATATGACAGTTATTTTATTCATAGGGAATACGTTAATGCAATTAGGATCATTTAAAGAAGCCAAACAGTATTTTGACATAAGTATCGATAAAGCTCCTCAAAATGATGAAGCTTGGTTCAAACGTGGAGTAGTAGGAATGGCATTAAAGGAAGAGCAGGATTCTGTTGATGAGTACTTCAATAAAGCAAAAGAGTTAGATCCTATAACATATAAGGAACGTATCGAGCAGTTAAAAGCCATAGAAGTTATGATGAAAAATCAAAAAGGCTAA
- the recD2 gene encoding SF1B family DNA helicase RecD2 codes for MQDNLDLFAGEPPYFVGQVAAVFYQNPTNFYKVLLIRVVDTNSSFKEKEIVVTGNFGQIQEDETYRFFGQLTEHPKFGMQFNAERYRQEKPTSAEGVVAYLSSDKFPGIGKKTAETIVDLLGEDAIDQINADETVLAKVPGLNEKKKEVIVNTIRSSNGMEKIIIGLNDFGFGSRLAYTIYQTYQTETLEIIQENPYQLIEDIENIGFKKADAIAENLGFAADSPRRIQAALSFALNELCISEGNTYTLAEPLLNETIRVLEESRSFIIEPDIVAKELLNLIEENKLIEDQHKLYINSLYAAEWGIANSVKRLMENSKKIQYPAHNVKKEIRKMEKRLGIQYGNSQIEAIEEAVVSPLFILTGGPGTGKTTVLNGIVTLFAELNGLSLEIDDYHDKIFPILLAAPTGRAAKRMNESTGLPSSTIHRLLGLNGQEKPSAELSDRELEGGLLIVDEMSMVDTWLANQLLRAVPQNMQVIFVGDKDQLPSVGPGQVLHDLIRAKQIPSRELTEIYRQDDGSSIISLAHAIKEGQLPADFTKNKKDRSFFQCTTYQIEPVIRQVVEKAKEKGFTAQDIQVLAPMYRGPAGIDALNKMMQEIFNPNPSGRRKEVKFNDKNYRIGDKVLQLVNYPEMNVFNGDMGEIVGINLAKETEDKVDEIVIQFDANEVVYKRNEWMKITLAYCCSIHKSQGSEFKMVILPMVQNYHRMLRRDLLYTGITRSSELLILCGEPNAFEECVAKSSATRLTTLTERLLGEDQHVDLVVKMPANIDKLKETKLTDFISPSPSVTEKKIEKINKEEPKNYRLTIEMIQSNMIDPMIGMDGIVPSV; via the coding sequence ATGCAAGACAATTTAGATTTATTTGCAGGAGAGCCTCCCTATTTTGTAGGACAAGTGGCTGCAGTTTTCTATCAAAATCCGACAAATTTTTACAAAGTATTATTAATACGCGTTGTTGATACTAACAGTTCGTTCAAAGAAAAAGAAATCGTCGTCACGGGAAATTTTGGACAAATCCAAGAAGATGAAACGTATCGTTTTTTTGGCCAATTAACTGAGCATCCTAAATTTGGGATGCAATTTAATGCAGAGCGTTATCGGCAAGAAAAACCAACTTCGGCCGAAGGGGTCGTCGCTTATCTCTCTAGTGATAAGTTTCCAGGAATAGGGAAAAAAACTGCAGAAACGATTGTGGATCTTTTAGGTGAAGATGCCATTGATCAAATTAACGCAGATGAAACTGTTTTAGCTAAAGTTCCCGGGTTAAATGAAAAAAAGAAAGAAGTCATCGTTAACACGATACGTTCCAGTAATGGAATGGAAAAAATTATTATCGGATTAAATGACTTTGGGTTTGGAAGTCGATTAGCGTACACAATCTACCAAACTTATCAGACAGAAACATTAGAAATCATTCAAGAGAATCCTTATCAATTAATAGAAGATATTGAAAATATTGGATTCAAAAAAGCCGATGCTATTGCTGAAAACTTAGGTTTTGCTGCAGACTCTCCCCGGCGTATTCAAGCGGCTTTATCATTTGCATTAAATGAATTGTGCATCAGTGAAGGCAATACGTATACTTTAGCAGAACCCTTATTGAATGAAACCATAAGAGTACTTGAAGAAAGTCGTTCATTCATTATTGAACCAGATATAGTAGCAAAAGAATTATTAAACCTGATCGAAGAAAACAAATTAATTGAAGATCAGCACAAGTTGTACATTAACTCGCTATATGCTGCTGAGTGGGGAATTGCAAACTCTGTAAAACGGTTAATGGAAAACAGTAAAAAAATTCAGTATCCAGCGCATAATGTCAAAAAAGAAATTCGTAAAATGGAGAAAAGATTGGGTATCCAGTATGGGAATTCACAAATCGAAGCAATTGAAGAAGCAGTTGTCTCACCATTGTTTATTCTGACTGGGGGTCCAGGTACCGGGAAAACAACGGTATTAAATGGAATCGTAACCTTGTTTGCTGAATTGAATGGCTTGTCTTTAGAGATAGATGATTACCACGATAAGATTTTTCCAATTCTTTTGGCAGCCCCTACAGGACGCGCGGCTAAACGAATGAATGAATCTACGGGATTGCCAAGTAGTACGATTCATCGTCTTTTAGGATTAAATGGTCAAGAAAAACCAAGTGCAGAGCTTTCTGATAGAGAGCTAGAAGGTGGATTGTTGATTGTCGATGAAATGTCTATGGTGGATACATGGCTAGCGAATCAACTGTTAAGAGCAGTCCCGCAAAATATGCAAGTCATCTTTGTAGGAGATAAAGATCAACTGCCTTCTGTGGGCCCTGGTCAAGTTTTGCATGATCTTATTCGTGCAAAACAGATTCCTAGTAGAGAGCTAACTGAAATTTACCGACAAGACGATGGGTCTTCCATTATTTCATTAGCACATGCCATTAAAGAGGGGCAACTTCCTGCAGATTTCACGAAAAATAAAAAAGACCGGTCTTTCTTTCAATGTACTACCTATCAGATTGAACCGGTCATTCGTCAAGTAGTAGAAAAAGCTAAAGAAAAAGGATTCACTGCCCAAGATATTCAAGTTTTAGCACCTATGTACAGAGGTCCAGCAGGGATAGATGCATTGAATAAAATGATGCAAGAAATCTTCAATCCAAATCCTTCTGGTAGACGAAAAGAAGTTAAATTTAACGATAAGAATTACCGTATCGGGGATAAGGTATTACAGTTAGTCAACTATCCCGAAATGAATGTGTTTAATGGAGATATGGGAGAGATTGTCGGAATCAATTTAGCTAAAGAAACCGAAGATAAAGTAGATGAAATCGTCATTCAATTTGATGCTAATGAAGTTGTCTACAAACGAAATGAATGGATGAAAATTACGCTAGCCTATTGTTGTTCAATTCATAAGTCTCAAGGCTCAGAATTTAAAATGGTTATCTTACCAATGGTGCAAAACTACCACCGTATGTTGAGACGTGATTTACTGTATACAGGCATTACAAGAAGTAGTGAATTGCTTATTTTGTGTGGCGAACCTAACGCTTTTGAGGAATGTGTAGCAAAATCTTCCGCAACCAGACTCACAACATTGACTGAACGTTTATTAGGAGAAGATCAACATGTTGATCTTGTTGTGAAAATGCCTGCTAATATAGATAAGCTAAAAGAAACAAAACTAACAGATTTTATTTCTCCTTCACCATCAGTAACCGAAAAAAAAATTGAAAAGATAAATAAAGAAGAACCGAAGAATTATCGCCTGACAATCGAAATGATTCAATCCAATATGATTGATCCGATGATTGGCATGGATGGAATAGTACCAAGTGTATAA
- a CDS encoding diacylglycerol/lipid kinase family protein: MSTIKHYHLIINELSGSGKGKKISHQIGNLLMAQQISFTVHKSAYHGHTVELTKAVAQEIDKEHELSQLIIVIGGDGTLHEVLIGLGEQYAHIPVGYIPAGSGNDFARGTGISKDPKKALKQILTAQQATILDIIEYYDHNQQHKGFAVNNVGIGFDAAVVKRANHSPSKVFLNKLGMSSFVYFASLVQVFFKQKAFPLTITTNGEKSQFDDAFLVIINSHPYFGGGIPVSPKASQIDGKLDLIILPKHSFANLLYLFILMILGGKHLNHKNVYYYQVSTISLKTTSKMDANADGEILVDQPIDFQFKTGSRYFWI, translated from the coding sequence ATGTCAACAATTAAACATTATCATCTTATTATTAACGAGCTTTCAGGTTCTGGTAAAGGAAAAAAAATCAGTCACCAAATTGGTAACTTGCTGATGGCTCAGCAGATAAGTTTTACTGTACATAAATCTGCTTATCACGGACATACTGTGGAATTAACTAAAGCAGTAGCGCAAGAAATTGATAAAGAGCATGAGCTGTCTCAATTAATTATCGTTATTGGTGGGGATGGCACCTTACATGAAGTTCTTATAGGTTTAGGTGAACAATATGCCCACATCCCAGTAGGGTATATCCCTGCTGGCTCTGGTAATGACTTTGCGCGAGGAACAGGTATTTCAAAAGACCCAAAAAAAGCTCTAAAACAAATCCTTACTGCTCAACAAGCAACAATATTAGATATCATTGAATATTACGACCACAATCAACAACATAAGGGATTTGCTGTAAATAATGTGGGTATCGGTTTTGACGCGGCAGTCGTAAAAAGGGCAAACCATTCTCCATCTAAAGTCTTTTTAAACAAGTTAGGGATGAGCTCTTTTGTTTATTTTGCCAGTCTAGTTCAAGTCTTTTTTAAACAAAAAGCTTTTCCTTTGACGATTACAACAAATGGCGAAAAATCTCAGTTTGACGATGCTTTTTTAGTTATTATTAATAGCCATCCTTATTTCGGTGGTGGCATCCCTGTTTCACCAAAAGCTTCTCAAATAGATGGAAAATTAGATTTGATTATTTTGCCTAAACACTCGTTTGCTAACTTATTGTATCTTTTTATTCTAATGATCCTTGGAGGAAAACATTTAAATCATAAAAATGTGTATTATTATCAAGTATCCACTATTTCTCTCAAAACAACTTCAAAAATGGATGCAAATGCCGATGGGGAAATATTGGTGGATCAGCCAATTGATTTTCAATTCAAAACTGGCTCGCGTTATTTTTGGATTTGA
- a CDS encoding YitT family protein, which produces MKKKLLSNKYTLGVIDILYIVVGSFIAALSFNAFLLPNLIISGGISGVSTITKSVFSWDPSIVQLAFNIPLLLICFIFLGKEAGYKTILGSLILPAFIGMLDFIKPWTDTPLLAALFGGILTGIGLGIVFRAKASTGGTSIIAQVIHEYIKLPLGMSVALIDGLVIVCALLVFDGEVVMYSIISLFVISRTIDVVQVGFNHSKTVMIISEYPSEVKQAIFNTVNRGVTNWGIKGGYGNSDKQMLMCVVAEQEFTFLKDAVLDVDENAFVVVMSASEVWGRGFTLAKEKPII; this is translated from the coding sequence ATGAAGAAAAAACTATTATCAAACAAATATACACTAGGAGTAATTGACATTCTTTACATTGTGGTGGGTTCGTTTATTGCAGCCTTATCATTTAATGCATTTTTATTGCCGAACTTAATTATTTCGGGCGGTATCAGTGGGGTCAGTACAATTACGAAAAGCGTATTTAGCTGGGATCCTTCAATCGTACAGTTAGCTTTCAATATACCCTTATTGTTGATTTGTTTTATATTTTTAGGAAAAGAAGCAGGATATAAAACTATTTTAGGGAGTTTAATATTACCTGCATTCATTGGAATGCTAGACTTTATCAAACCATGGACGGATACACCTTTATTAGCAGCTTTATTTGGAGGTATTTTAACTGGTATTGGTTTAGGTATTGTATTTAGAGCAAAAGCATCAACCGGTGGGACAAGTATTATCGCACAAGTGATTCATGAGTACATAAAATTGCCTTTAGGTATGAGTGTTGCGTTAATTGATGGATTAGTGATTGTATGTGCACTACTTGTTTTTGATGGTGAAGTTGTCATGTATTCCATTATCTCGCTATTTGTTATTAGTCGTACTATCGACGTTGTACAAGTTGGATTTAATCATTCTAAGACTGTCATGATCATTTCTGAATACCCATCAGAAGTAAAACAAGCAATCTTTAATACGGTTAATCGTGGAGTGACGAACTGGGGTATTAAAGGCGGATATGGCAATTCAGATAAACAAATGCTAATGTGTGTTGTGGCTGAACAAGAATTTACGTTCTTAAAAGATGCTGTTTTAGATGTAGACGAAAATGCCTTTGTAGTGGTAATGAGTGCGAGTGAAGTTTGGGGACGTGGGTTTACTCTAGCTAAGGAAAAGCCTATTATCTAA
- the alaS gene encoding alanine--tRNA ligase: protein MKKLSSNEVRQLFLDFFESKGHKVEPSASLVPFEDPTLLWINSGVATLKKYFDGSVIPENPRITNAQKSIRTNDIENVGKTARHHTLFEMLGNFSIGEYFKEEAIEWAWEFLTEDKWLGLDPEKLYVTVYPEDTEAKKIWKEKIGLTDDHIVDVADNFWDIGAGPSGPDSEIFYDRGEAFNDLAENDPENYPGGENERWLEIWNLVFSEFNHKPDGTYEPLPNKNIDTGMGLERVVSILQDAPTNFETDLFMPIIKKVETLSETKKYGKNPTDDISFKVIADHVRAVSFAIGDGALPSNEGRGYVLRRLLRRAVMHGKKLGIDEAFMYKLVPIVGSIMDSFYPEILEQEDFIIKVIKNEEERFHETINDGLTILNERITELKEKGETSIAGSDIFKLYDTYGFPVELTEEYAQDEGFNVDHEGFEKEMTAQRDRARAARSGEKSMGVQTKLFSDLKEDSIFVGYDKTTEMGTLEVIATDEELVTSAQPGERVRLIFDQTPFYAEMGGQVADKGVVKDTTGKLIAKVVEVKKAPAGQPLHIVEVLEVLTVGETYALEVDKALRNKITRNHTATHLLHQALKDILGEHANQAGSLVTPNHLRFDFTHFGQVTRNELDQMEQIVNEKIWESISVVTVETDIANAKEMGAMALFGEKYGDLVRVVNVGNYSIELCGGVHVSNTSEIGIFKIVSESGIGAGVRRIEAVTSEAAYTLLQTEQKRLIEVATLVKAQQTQDVKTKVQQLQTELKEAQKENESLQAKLANDQAGDIFKNIQEVNGVTIVAAEVDVKDMNQLRQLADQWKQNSVSNVLALGFSTNGKVNLLTAVDAETIKKGFKAGDLIKTIAPLVGGGGGGRPDMAQAGGKNPAGLSDALAKVTDWVKDKD from the coding sequence ATGAAAAAATTATCAAGCAATGAAGTTCGTCAATTATTTTTAGACTTTTTTGAATCAAAAGGACACAAAGTGGAACCTAGTGCATCACTCGTTCCTTTTGAAGACCCAACGTTATTGTGGATCAATTCCGGTGTAGCAACATTAAAGAAATATTTTGATGGTTCAGTGATACCTGAAAATCCAAGAATTACAAATGCACAAAAAAGTATTCGTACAAATGATATCGAAAATGTTGGGAAAACAGCTCGTCACCATACATTATTTGAAATGCTCGGAAATTTTTCAATAGGGGAATACTTTAAAGAAGAAGCTATTGAATGGGCATGGGAGTTTTTAACAGAAGATAAATGGTTGGGATTAGATCCTGAAAAACTGTATGTAACGGTGTACCCTGAAGATACAGAAGCTAAAAAGATTTGGAAAGAAAAAATTGGATTAACGGATGATCATATAGTAGATGTGGCTGATAATTTTTGGGATATTGGAGCTGGTCCAAGCGGTCCAGACTCTGAAATCTTTTATGATCGAGGAGAAGCCTTCAATGATTTAGCTGAAAATGATCCTGAGAACTACCCAGGAGGCGAAAATGAACGTTGGTTGGAAATTTGGAATTTAGTATTCTCAGAATTCAATCATAAACCAGATGGCACCTATGAGCCGCTACCAAATAAAAACATTGATACAGGTATGGGGTTAGAGCGGGTCGTTTCCATTTTACAAGATGCGCCAACAAATTTTGAAACAGATCTATTTATGCCAATTATTAAAAAAGTAGAAACTTTGAGCGAAACAAAAAAATACGGTAAAAATCCAACAGATGATATTTCATTTAAAGTCATTGCAGATCACGTTCGTGCAGTAAGCTTTGCTATCGGAGATGGTGCGCTGCCTTCTAATGAAGGACGCGGATATGTATTACGTCGCTTATTGCGCCGAGCAGTTATGCATGGGAAAAAATTAGGTATTGATGAAGCCTTTATGTATAAATTAGTTCCTATTGTCGGAAGTATTATGGATAGTTTTTACCCTGAAATATTAGAACAAGAAGATTTCATCATCAAAGTGATCAAAAATGAAGAAGAGCGTTTCCACGAAACCATCAATGATGGCTTAACGATTTTAAATGAACGAATCACTGAATTAAAAGAAAAAGGTGAAACAAGCATCGCAGGATCTGATATTTTTAAATTGTATGATACGTATGGATTTCCGGTTGAATTGACCGAAGAATACGCTCAAGATGAAGGCTTTAACGTAGATCATGAAGGATTCGAAAAAGAAATGACTGCTCAAAGAGATCGTGCGCGTGCTGCTCGAAGTGGCGAGAAATCGATGGGCGTCCAAACAAAATTATTCTCTGATTTAAAAGAAGACAGTATTTTTGTAGGGTACGATAAAACAACTGAAATGGGTACTTTAGAAGTGATTGCAACTGATGAAGAGCTTGTGACTTCAGCGCAACCTGGAGAACGTGTTCGTTTGATTTTTGATCAAACACCATTTTATGCTGAAATGGGTGGACAAGTTGCCGATAAGGGTGTTGTCAAAGATACGACTGGTAAACTTATCGCTAAAGTGGTAGAGGTTAAAAAAGCTCCAGCAGGACAACCACTGCATATAGTTGAAGTGCTTGAAGTTCTGACCGTTGGAGAAACTTATGCATTAGAAGTTGATAAAGCATTAAGAAATAAAATCACTCGAAACCACACGGCTACTCATTTACTGCATCAAGCCTTAAAAGATATTTTGGGTGAACACGCTAACCAAGCTGGTTCATTAGTTACACCAAATCATTTACGTTTTGATTTTACTCATTTTGGTCAAGTTACACGAAATGAATTAGATCAAATGGAGCAAATTGTAAATGAAAAAATATGGGAATCTATTTCTGTAGTTACAGTTGAAACGGATATTGCTAATGCTAAAGAAATGGGAGCAATGGCCTTATTCGGCGAAAAGTATGGCGATTTGGTCCGTGTCGTTAATGTGGGTAACTATTCTATTGAGCTATGTGGTGGTGTTCACGTCAGCAATACAAGTGAAATTGGTATCTTTAAAATCGTTTCTGAATCAGGAATAGGTGCTGGTGTTCGCAGAATTGAAGCTGTAACAAGCGAAGCAGCGTATACATTATTGCAAACAGAACAAAAACGTCTCATTGAAGTTGCTACTTTAGTAAAAGCTCAACAAACACAAGATGTGAAAACCAAAGTACAACAATTACAAACAGAATTAAAAGAAGCACAAAAAGAAAATGAATCGTTACAAGCAAAATTAGCTAATGACCAAGCAGGCGATATTTTTAAAAATATCCAAGAAGTGAACGGCGTAACGATCGTAGCTGCAGAAGTTGATGTAAAAGATATGAATCAACTTCGTCAATTAGCCGATCAATGGAAACAAAATAGTGTATCTAATGTCTTAGCATTAGGTTTTTCGACTAATGGAAAAGTTAATTTGCTAACAGCTGTTGATGCAGAAACAATCAAAAAAGGATTCAAAGCAGGAGATCTAATCAAAACCATCGCTCCACTTGTTGGCGGTGGCGGTGGCGGACGTCCGGATATGGCTCAAGCTGGCGGCAAGAACCCAGCAGGTTTATCAGATGCTTTAGCTAAAGTAACAGACTGGGTTAAAGATAAAGACTAA
- a CDS encoding IreB family regulatory phosphoprotein: MSSTDETVRFNVGDNSEKSVKETLELVHDALEEKGYNPINQIVGYLLSGDPAYIPRHNDARNLIRRHERDEIVEEIVKAYLKESGPKA; this comes from the coding sequence ATGAGTTCAACAGATGAAACAGTACGTTTTAACGTTGGTGACAACAGCGAAAAAAGTGTCAAAGAAACTTTAGAATTAGTACATGATGCATTAGAAGAAAAGGGATACAATCCGATCAACCAAATAGTTGGCTACTTGCTTTCAGGAGACCCAGCCTATATTCCACGTCACAATGATGCTCGAAATCTAATTAGACGCCATGAACGTGATGAAATTGTTGAAGAGATCGTTAAAGCCTATTTGAAAGAGAGTGGACCTAAAGCTTAA